A stretch of Halosimplex halophilum DNA encodes these proteins:
- a CDS encoding four-helix bundle copper-binding protein, which translates to MTQHLSQTEQGQYAQSANQQPTTQQMQPTQGSMQSAGGSMGSAGMQSTGMQSGGMQTGGTLPQQYRTSLASVAEAVQVCGWCADQCIQEADPMMTECIRLCEDVVELGEAVLATVPRNSRFAGELVETFQRAAQACAQECSQHQHSHCQECASVLGETLTATEQLTGAGSQQRM; encoded by the coding sequence ATGACACAGCACCTCTCACAGACGGAACAGGGGCAGTACGCACAGTCGGCCAATCAGCAGCCCACCACACAGCAGATGCAACCGACACAGGGGTCGATGCAGTCCGCCGGCGGATCGATGGGATCGGCCGGGATGCAGTCGACAGGCATGCAGTCGGGCGGGATGCAGACCGGCGGGACGCTGCCCCAGCAGTACCGTACGTCGCTCGCGAGCGTGGCCGAGGCGGTACAGGTCTGCGGCTGGTGTGCCGACCAGTGCATCCAGGAGGCGGACCCGATGATGACGGAGTGCATCCGTCTCTGTGAGGACGTCGTCGAGCTCGGTGAGGCCGTGCTCGCGACGGTACCGCGCAACTCGCGGTTCGCCGGGGAACTCGTCGAGACCTTCCAGCGGGCGGCCCAGGCGTGCGCCCAGGAGTGCAGTCAGCACCAGCACTCGCACTGCCAGGAGTGTGCGTCCGTCCTCGGAGAGACGCTCACCGCGACAGAGCAGCTGACCGGCGCGGGCTCACAGCAGCGGATGTGA
- a CDS encoding Cdc6/Cdc18 family protein, producing the protein MSGSDDLFIREDPIFVQKELLEINHLPDEGRIVGRDEEIQNLANAVNPAIFGQSPSNVLIYGKTGTGKSLCAKHVSRRLTSTANDEGVAATFAYVDCAQDSTETQAVQTIAATLNDRSRTDIKIPDKGIATSTYYKRLWRILDECYDVVLVILDEIDKLEDDDILMQLSRAGEAGKIEGCKIGVIGISNKIKYKEEQLNERVKSSLCEREFVFPPYDGTQLNRIMEARRDAFRDGVLEDGVIPKASALAAREHGDARQAIDILRYAGEIAQSRGADRVTEEFVVDARERAETDRFRELIRGSTPHSRYVLQALTVLSLNEDNQDGFRTTEVYDVYKEICRQESSDTLSLRRVRDLLKEHAFLDIIEQSRHSGGSAEGSYTNHKLLEDPEVVRDVLADTIE; encoded by the coding sequence ATGTCAGGCTCCGACGATCTGTTCATCAGGGAAGACCCGATTTTCGTCCAGAAGGAACTGCTCGAGATCAACCACCTTCCGGACGAGGGCCGGATCGTCGGCCGCGACGAGGAGATCCAGAACCTCGCGAACGCCGTCAATCCCGCCATCTTCGGACAGAGCCCGAGCAACGTACTCATCTACGGCAAGACGGGCACCGGGAAATCCCTCTGTGCGAAACACGTCTCGCGACGGCTCACGTCGACGGCGAACGACGAGGGAGTGGCCGCGACGTTCGCCTACGTCGACTGCGCCCAGGACTCCACGGAGACGCAGGCGGTCCAGACCATCGCCGCGACGCTCAACGACCGGTCGCGGACCGACATCAAGATCCCCGACAAGGGGATCGCCACCTCGACGTACTACAAGCGGCTCTGGCGGATCCTCGACGAGTGCTACGACGTGGTCCTCGTCATCCTCGACGAGATCGACAAACTGGAGGACGACGACATTCTGATGCAGCTCTCCCGCGCCGGCGAGGCCGGCAAGATCGAGGGCTGCAAGATCGGCGTCATCGGCATCAGCAACAAGATCAAGTACAAGGAAGAGCAGCTCAACGAGCGGGTCAAGTCGAGCCTCTGCGAGCGGGAGTTCGTCTTCCCGCCGTACGACGGCACCCAGCTCAACCGGATCATGGAGGCCCGGCGGGACGCCTTCCGGGACGGCGTCCTCGAGGACGGCGTCATCCCGAAGGCGTCGGCGCTCGCCGCCCGCGAGCACGGTGACGCCCGGCAGGCTATCGATATCCTGCGGTACGCCGGCGAGATCGCACAGTCACGCGGGGCCGACCGCGTCACCGAGGAGTTCGTCGTCGACGCCCGCGAACGGGCCGAGACCGACCGGTTCCGCGAGCTCATCCGCGGCTCGACGCCCCACTCCCGGTACGTCCTCCAGGCGCTGACGGTCCTCTCGCTCAACGAGGACAACCAGGACGGGTTCCGAACGACCGAAGTCTACGACGTCTACAAGGAGATCTGCCGCCAGGAGAGCTCGGACACGCTCTCGCTGCGGCGAGTTCGCGACCTGCTGAAGGAACACGCCTTCCTCGACATCATCGAGCAGTCCCGCCACAGCGGCGGGAGTGCGGAAGGCAGTTACACGAACCACAAACTCCTGGAGGACCCCGAGGTCGTTCGCGACGTGCTGGCCGACACGATCGAGTGA
- a CDS encoding TRAM domain-containing protein produces MEYVWIAAGTGLVVVSLAAIAVRRRRSSESRASERAHEAAQEREPPVEIGESYTVGVTEFSDHHSGGTVAVGKVEGFVLFVEDVPSGVSVGDPIRAKVVSFNRGHTSADAVFVERG; encoded by the coding sequence ATGGAGTACGTCTGGATCGCCGCCGGGACGGGCCTCGTGGTGGTGTCGCTCGCCGCGATCGCGGTTCGGCGTCGTCGGTCGTCGGAGAGTCGAGCGTCCGAGCGGGCCCACGAGGCGGCACAGGAGCGGGAGCCACCCGTCGAGATCGGTGAGTCATACACGGTCGGGGTGACCGAGTTCTCGGACCACCACTCGGGCGGGACGGTCGCGGTCGGCAAAGTCGAGGGGTTCGTCCTGTTCGTCGAGGACGTTCCCTCCGGGGTTTCCGTCGGCGACCCCATCCGCGCGAAGGTGGTGTCGTTCAACAGGGGACACACGTCGGCCGACGCGGTGTTCGTCGAGCGCGGCTGA
- a CDS encoding ABC transporter permease, translated as MSYARYLLRRAAFAVLSAYLVVTITFFVIASTVRLRLQQRLALASWGGATEEELESIREGFVAARDLDTPMHERYVGWLVDVTTLDWGYSFAYGRPVIAVLDGRVQATLGYVLPGVAVAVLAGVLLGLFAALAKDGAFDWSVRLVAYALFGVPVFMFVIYLRYLSGEGIIPVGLGRWALATTAVAASLLAGQVRFARASALEQTGRAFVKMLRAKGADRLRLARHVLRNAAIPIVSLSMTELLAVLVLNIYIIEAVVGIPGLAEASLRAIRESDTALVIWTTLVVVFIGITGNFLQDVLYGSLDPRVRTETERQ; from the coding sequence ATGAGCTACGCACGGTATCTCCTCCGGCGCGCCGCCTTCGCCGTCCTGTCCGCGTATCTGGTCGTGACGATCACCTTCTTCGTCATCGCGAGTACGGTCAGGCTGCGGCTGCAACAGCGCCTCGCGCTCGCGTCGTGGGGAGGGGCGACCGAGGAGGAACTCGAATCGATCCGGGAGGGGTTCGTCGCCGCGCGGGACCTCGACACGCCGATGCACGAGCGCTACGTCGGCTGGCTGGTCGACGTGACCACCCTCGACTGGGGGTATTCGTTCGCCTACGGCCGCCCGGTGATCGCGGTCCTCGACGGCCGCGTCCAGGCGACGCTCGGCTACGTCCTCCCGGGCGTCGCCGTCGCGGTCCTGGCGGGCGTGCTGCTGGGGCTGTTCGCCGCGCTCGCGAAGGACGGCGCCTTCGACTGGTCGGTCCGCCTGGTCGCCTACGCGCTGTTCGGCGTCCCGGTGTTCATGTTCGTGATCTACCTCCGGTACCTCTCCGGCGAGGGGATCATCCCCGTCGGCCTCGGCCGCTGGGCGCTCGCGACGACCGCCGTCGCGGCGAGCCTGCTGGCCGGACAGGTCAGGTTCGCTCGCGCGTCCGCGCTCGAACAGACCGGTCGGGCGTTCGTGAAGATGCTCCGCGCGAAAGGCGCCGACCGCCTCCGCCTGGCGCGTCACGTCCTCCGGAACGCGGCGATCCCGATCGTCTCGCTGTCGATGACGGAGCTGCTGGCCGTCCTCGTGTTGAACATCTACATCATCGAGGCGGTCGTCGGGATCCCCGGCCTCGCCGAGGCGAGCCTGCGCGCCATCCGCGAGAGCGACACCGCCCTGGTCATCTGGACGACGCTGGTCGTCGTCTTCATCGGGATCACCGGCAACTTCCTCCAGGACGTGCTCTACGGCTCGCTCGACCCCCGGGTCCGGACCGAGACCGAGCGCCAGTGA
- a CDS encoding ABC transporter permease, with product MPSSDSDPPEFARVDWDATAPGRRRPSARTTGFALALLAVVGLLAYDLVVEPEKTIPLVGWDVNRSGWLVVAALVVLARYVLVPLVADRDRTARHVRAFLARPAGVLALGYLVLFALLGVLGPELFQFTYAKLDARLQPPVFAGVNMGATDGYSCVGPVVDGVCRGTWQYPLGTNRIGENVVEGLIGGMHVAVKVGVATAVVMAAVATTVGTVAGYYGGWVDDLVMRYVDVQQTIPAIVVYIVLATLFFGNVEGISDGGAFAFVLVFGLLDWGGIARLVRGEAMQRRSEGYVRAARAAGASDLHVVRRHVVPNSTATIVTALTRRIPLLVLAQVGLAYLALNSTRPASFGELLRVSLQGRHMPWHVQWWTSVPAVLLLVGLVVSFNVFGDTVRDVLDPREEVR from the coding sequence ATGCCCTCCAGCGATTCCGATCCCCCGGAGTTCGCGCGGGTCGACTGGGACGCGACGGCGCCCGGCCGGCGGCGGCCGTCCGCGAGGACGACCGGGTTCGCGCTCGCGTTGCTGGCGGTTGTCGGCCTGCTCGCCTACGACCTGGTGGTCGAACCCGAGAAGACGATCCCGTTGGTCGGGTGGGACGTGAACCGGTCGGGCTGGCTGGTCGTCGCCGCGCTGGTCGTCCTCGCCCGGTACGTCCTCGTCCCGCTGGTGGCCGACCGCGACCGGACCGCCCGGCACGTCCGGGCGTTCCTCGCCCGGCCCGCGGGCGTCCTCGCGCTCGGGTACCTCGTCCTGTTCGCCCTGCTCGGCGTGCTCGGGCCGGAACTGTTCCAGTTCACCTACGCGAAGCTCGACGCGCGGCTCCAGCCGCCGGTGTTCGCCGGTGTAAACATGGGCGCCACCGACGGCTACTCCTGCGTCGGCCCGGTCGTCGACGGCGTCTGTCGGGGCACCTGGCAGTACCCGCTCGGGACGAACCGCATCGGCGAGAACGTCGTCGAGGGACTCATCGGCGGGATGCACGTCGCGGTCAAGGTCGGCGTCGCAACCGCGGTGGTGATGGCCGCCGTTGCGACGACGGTGGGGACGGTCGCCGGCTACTACGGCGGGTGGGTCGACGACCTGGTGATGCGCTACGTCGACGTCCAGCAGACGATCCCGGCGATCGTCGTCTACATCGTCCTCGCGACGCTGTTTTTCGGCAACGTCGAGGGCATCTCCGACGGCGGCGCGTTCGCGTTCGTGCTCGTGTTCGGGCTGCTCGACTGGGGCGGGATCGCCCGGCTGGTCCGCGGCGAGGCGATGCAGCGGCGGAGCGAGGGGTACGTCCGCGCCGCGAGGGCGGCCGGCGCGAGCGACCTGCACGTGGTCCGCCGCCACGTCGTCCCGAACTCGACGGCCACCATCGTCACCGCGCTCACGCGGCGGATCCCCCTGCTCGTGCTCGCGCAGGTCGGCCTCGCGTACCTCGCGCTCAACTCGACGCGGCCGGCCTCGTTCGGCGAACTGCTCCGGGTCAGCCTGCAGGGCCGGCACATGCCCTGGCACGTCCAGTGGTGGACCTCGGTCCCCGCCGTCCTCCTGCTGGTCGGGCTGGTCGTCTCGTTCAACGTCTTCGGCGACACGGTCCGGGACGTGCTCGATCCCCGGGAGGAGGTGCGGTAG
- a CDS encoding ABC transporter ATP-binding protein → MADPLLDVRDLRVRFDTDEGVVRAVDGVDFDVGEGETVCLVGESGSGKTVACESITRLLPDSAAVDGEIRFDGTDLTDCSVSELESYRGGRIGHVFQNPQDALDPVYTVGEQVVEAIRIHRDVSKAAAREEAVALLDRVGIGEAAARFDDYPHQFSGGMKQRVVVAMALAADPDLLIADEPTTALDVTIQRQVLNLLADLQAERGMALLFVTHDLGVVAEIADRVVVTYAGKVMETAGVHDLFDDPAHPYTRALLACLPGRGAALETIGGSIPEPTDPPDGCRFHPRCPHAVDDCIGGNQPAFRAVDGGRADTDSGGQGGPEGDTDAGATDHGVACLLYGEDHALPPELGVSDD, encoded by the coding sequence ATGGCCGACCCGCTCCTCGACGTCCGCGACCTGCGGGTCCGCTTCGACACCGACGAGGGCGTCGTCCGCGCGGTCGACGGCGTCGACTTCGACGTGGGCGAGGGCGAGACGGTGTGTCTCGTCGGCGAGTCCGGGTCGGGCAAGACCGTCGCCTGCGAGTCGATCACCCGGTTGCTCCCCGACTCCGCCGCCGTCGACGGGGAGATCCGCTTCGACGGGACCGACCTCACCGACTGCTCGGTCTCGGAGCTCGAATCCTACCGCGGCGGGCGCATCGGCCACGTCTTCCAGAACCCCCAGGACGCCCTGGACCCCGTCTACACCGTGGGGGAGCAGGTCGTCGAGGCGATCCGCATCCACCGCGACGTGTCGAAGGCGGCCGCCCGCGAGGAGGCCGTCGCGCTGCTCGACCGCGTCGGGATCGGCGAGGCCGCGGCGCGGTTCGACGACTACCCCCACCAGTTCTCCGGCGGGATGAAACAGCGGGTCGTCGTCGCGATGGCCCTGGCGGCCGACCCCGACCTGCTGATCGCCGACGAGCCGACGACGGCGCTGGACGTGACCATCCAGCGCCAGGTATTGAACCTCCTCGCGGACCTGCAGGCCGAGCGCGGGATGGCGCTTCTGTTCGTCACCCACGACCTGGGCGTCGTCGCGGAGATCGCCGACCGCGTCGTCGTCACGTACGCCGGGAAGGTGATGGAGACGGCCGGCGTCCACGACCTGTTCGACGACCCGGCCCATCCGTACACGCGGGCGCTGCTGGCCTGTCTCCCGGGGCGCGGCGCGGCGCTGGAGACCATCGGCGGGTCGATCCCGGAGCCGACCGACCCGCCCGACGGCTGCCGGTTCCACCCGCGCTGTCCGCACGCGGTCGACGACTGTATCGGGGGCAACCAGCCCGCGTTCCGGGCCGTCGACGGGGGCCGTGCCGACACCGACAGCGGAGGGCAGGGAGGTCCGGAGGGGGACACCGATGCGGGTGCGACCGACCACGGGGTCGCCTGTCTGCTCTACGGCGAGGACCACGCGCTCCCCCCGGAGCTGGGGGTGAGCGATGACTGA
- a CDS encoding DUF6788 family protein has product MAGDISPPPSLPKYLAEGLPKQDASTLKATREFVEELIAERERPVESDDLPDDATVVDDGPDGYVVEELVKCGKDGCKCASGAESDMHGPYEYRYYRDDDGTLRKEYVENQ; this is encoded by the coding sequence ATGGCGGGCGATATCTCACCCCCACCGTCGTTGCCGAAGTACCTCGCCGAGGGGCTCCCGAAGCAGGACGCGTCGACACTGAAGGCGACGCGAGAGTTCGTCGAGGAACTGATCGCCGAGCGGGAGCGGCCGGTCGAGTCGGACGATCTACCCGACGACGCGACGGTCGTCGACGACGGCCCGGACGGATACGTCGTCGAGGAACTCGTGAAGTGCGGGAAAGACGGCTGCAAGTGCGCCTCGGGCGCGGAGAGCGATATGCACGGCCCGTACGAGTACAGATACTACCGCGACGACGATGGGACCCTCCGGAAGGAGTACGTCGAAAATCAGTAA